The Castanea sativa cultivar Marrone di Chiusa Pesio chromosome 11, ASM4071231v1 genome contains a region encoding:
- the LOC142615661 gene encoding dnaJ protein homolog yields the protein MFGRAPKKSDNTKYYEVLGVSKNASQDDLKKAYRKAAIKNHPDKGGDPEKFKELAQAYEVLSDPEKREIYDQYGEDALKEGMGGGGGGHDPFDIFQSFFGGSPFGGGGSSRGRRQRRGEDVIHPLKVSLEDLYNGTSKKLSLSRNVICSKCKGKGSKSGASMKCSGCQGSGIKISIRHLGPSMIQQMQHACNECKGTGETINDKDRCPQCKGEKVVQEKKVLEVIVEKGMQNGQRITFPGEADEAPDTTTGDIVFVLQQKEHPKFKRKGEDLFVEHTLSLTEALCGFQFILTHLDGRQLLIKSEPGEVVKPDQYKAINDEGMPMYQRAFMKGKLYIHFTIEFPDTLNPEQSKSLEAVLPPRTSVQLTDMELDECEETTLHDVNIEDEMRRKQAQAQEAYDEDDDMPGGGQRVQCAQQ from the exons atgttTGGGAGAGCACCGAAGAAAAGTGACAACACGAAGTATTATGAGGTTCTGGGAGTGTCAAAGAACGCTTCACAGGATGATCTAAAGAAAGCTTATAGAAAAGCCGCCATCAAAAACCATCCTGACAAAGGTGGTGACCCAGAAAag TTTAAAGAGTTGGCCCAAGCTTATGAGGTTCTCAGTGACCCAGAGAAACGTGAGATCTATGATCAGTATGGTGAGGATGCTCTCAAGGAAGGAATgggtggtggaggtggtggacATGATCCATTTGACATATTCCAGTCGTTCTTTGGTGGAAGCCCATTTGGTG GTGGTGGAAGCAGCAGAGGCCGAAGGCAAAGGAGGGGAGAGGATGTGATCCATCCCCTCAAGGTTTCTCTGGAAGACCTTTACAATGGGACATCTAAGAAGCTATCCCTCTCTCGTAATGTGATCTGCTCCAAGTGCAAGGG TAAAGGCTCTAAATCAGGTGCTTCAATGAAATGCTCTGGTTGTCAAGGGTCTGgaatcaaaatttcaattagaCATCTCGGCCCCTCCATGATCCAGCAAATGCAGCATGCTTGCAATGAGTGTAAGGGTACTGGGGAAACTATCAATGACAAGGACCGCTGCCCACAGTGTAAGGGAGAGAAGGTTGTTCAGGAGAAGAAAGTTTTGGAAGTAATTGTAGAGAAGGGTATGCAAAATGGACAGAGGATTACATTCCCTGGAGAAGCTGATGAAGCG CCTGACACTACCACAGGGGACATAGTTTTTGTTCTACAACAGAAAGAGCACCCTAAATTTAAGCGAAAGGGTGAAGATTTATTTGTCGAACACACGTTGTCCCTTACAGAGGCACTCTGTGGCTTCCAATTTATATTGACACATTTGGATGGCAGGCAGCTCCTCATTAAATCTGAACCAGGAGAAGTTGTTAAGCCTG ACCAATACAAGGCAATAAATGATGAGGGAATGCCGATGTACCAGAGGGCTTTCATGAAGGGTAAATTGTACATTCACTTCACAATTGAATTTCCAGACACCCTCAACCCAGAGCAGAGCAAGTCACTGGAGGCTGTGCTGCCTCCGAGGACGTCAGTGCAGCTGACAGACATGGAGCTGGATGAATGTGAGGAGACTACACTGCATGATGTGAACATAGAGGACGAAATGCGTCGCAAGCAAGCACAGGCCCAAGAAGCATACGATGAGGATGATGATATGCCTGGTGGTGGTCAGAGGGTCCAATGTGCTCAACAATGA